In Aphanothece sacrum FPU1, a genomic segment contains:
- a CDS encoding RebB family R body protein, which yields MTETATVNSQITDAVTQTNVSVVGEAPAQSMAMVYQSMAHSMSLLMQNSVLAQGGMQQINSAVVATACQRIMTLPSQKAAPMLLPSSGQGQLPGGGTSGGGTSGGGTSGGGTSGGGKTGSLVPGTSFLTKPTDAQDDTIPANEKRAMIRQAANDALKAAEAATQASADYAQAQEIAENHLNNATSDDGGVSINKAKAASMHSHKAAAESKQASKASEKADVLYAKVFDSEDMEEITNYLQQLREERAKAEKARDQVKSYLQQVQALESQNG from the coding sequence ATGACAGAGACAGCAACCGTCAATAGCCAGATTACCGATGCCGTCACCCAAACTAATGTTAGTGTGGTGGGTGAAGCTCCGGCTCAATCTATGGCCATGGTCTATCAATCCATGGCCCATTCCATGAGTTTACTCATGCAAAATTCTGTATTAGCCCAGGGTGGGATGCAGCAAATCAATTCTGCTGTAGTCGCTACCGCTTGTCAGCGTATTATGACTTTACCAAGTCAAAAGGCGGCTCCGATGCTATTACCATCTTCAGGGCAAGGGCAGTTACCAGGAGGAGGCACATCAGGAGGAGGCACATCAGGAGGAGGCACATCAGGAGGAGGCACATCAGGAGGAGGCAAAACAGGAAGTCTAGTCCCTGGAACTAGCTTTCTAACAAAGCCCACTGATGCACAAGATGATACTATTCCTGCCAATGAAAAAAGGGCCATGATTCGACAAGCGGCTAATGATGCTTTGAAAGCAGCAGAAGCGGCTACACAGGCATCGGCTGATTACGCTCAGGCTCAAGAAATAGCCGAAAATCATCTGAATAATGCTACTTCTGATGATGGTGGTGTGTCTATCAACAAAGCTAAAGCCGCTAGTATGCATTCCCATAAAGCCGCAGCAGAATCGAAACAAGCCTCAAAAGCGTCAGAAAAGGCAGACGTTTTGTACGCGAAAGTCTTTGATAGTGAGGATATGGAGGAAATAACTAACTATCTTCAACAGCTAAGAGAGGAGCGAGCAAAGGCTGAAAAGGCTAGAGATCAGGTTAAGTCCTATTTACAACAAGTACAAGCTCTTGAAAGTCAAAATGGTTAA
- a CDS encoding RebB family R body protein has translation MADLVNAQITDAITQTNVKVLGEAPAQSMGMVYQTMAHSLSLSMQNAVTAQTGMQQLNAAIISTACQKILSLTDKT, from the coding sequence ATGGCAGATCTGGTTAACGCTCAGATTACTGATGCGATTACTCAAACCAATGTCAAGGTACTGGGTGAGGCTCCGGCCCAATCAATGGGTATGGTATATCAGACAATGGCTCATTCTTTGAGTCTGTCGATGCAGAATGCTGTTACTGCTCAAACGGGGATGCAACAGCTAAATGCCGCCATTATTTCTACGGCTTGCCAGAAAATTTTGTCTTTAACCGACAAAACTTGA
- a CDS encoding RebB family R body protein, translating into MTEINSEKLDLGDHNRERTEVTSEIFEFGDVTVEVQVETRVDDDQPCDEEPSDQPTLTPTVIPSNAESPAMAMGSGYQMFSQSMSMLVQNAVDAQQQLTITQQTATSQELQQFIWPKAIASPLNSQNSLDNLQGIIAMLTSLSKKS; encoded by the coding sequence ATGACTGAAATCAATTCAGAAAAGTTGGACTTGGGTGATCATAATCGGGAGAGAACGGAAGTAACCTCAGAAATATTTGAGTTTGGTGATGTCACTGTGGAAGTGCAAGTTGAAACTAGGGTTGATGATGATCAACCATGTGACGAGGAACCTTCTGATCAGCCAACTTTAACTCCTACGGTGATTCCTTCTAATGCTGAGTCTCCTGCTATGGCCATGGGGAGTGGTTATCAAATGTTTTCTCAGTCTATGTCTATGTTGGTGCAGAATGCGGTGGACGCTCAACAGCAACTGACCATTACCCAACAGACAGCAACAAGCCAGGAATTACAACAATTTATCTGGCCTAAAGCGATCGCATCCCCTTTGAATTCCCAAAATTCCCTAGATAATTTGCAAGGAATCATTGCTATGTTGACATCCTTAAGCAAAAAGTCGTAA
- a CDS encoding RebB family R body protein: MADTVSTQITDAVTQANVKVLGDSPAMAMSNLYQTMSQSLSLSAQNAVTAQQQSNIVHQAATTQGVSLLYSVDTASMAAATSKAMGADTADLLANILAVALALKDINKPSAPPAT, translated from the coding sequence ATGGCAGATACAGTCAGCACACAAATTACCGATGCGGTTACTCAGGCTAACGTGAAAGTTCTTGGTGACTCTCCCGCTATGGCCATGAGTAATCTTTATCAAACCATGTCTCAATCGTTGAGTTTATCAGCCCAAAATGCTGTTACGGCTCAGCAACAGTCTAATATTGTGCATCAGGCTGCTACTACCCAGGGGGTTAGTCTGCTGTACTCTGTTGATACCGCTAGTATGGCAGCAGCTACCAGTAAAGCCATGGGGGCTGATACTGCTGATCTCTTAGCTAATATTCTGGCTGTTGCCCTTGCGCTTAAAGATATTAACAAACCATCTGCTCCACCTGCTACATAG
- a CDS encoding RebB family R body protein, whose translation MAAPETVSTMITDAVTQANVKVLAESPAMALSNLYQTMSQSLSLSAQNAVTAQQQSNIVHQTTTTQGVSLLYSIDTATTASATGKSLRADTPDVLANILSVVQALKNAG comes from the coding sequence ATGGCAGCCCCAGAAACAGTCAGCACAATGATCACTGATGCAGTAACTCAAGCCAATGTGAAAGTTCTTGCGGAATCTCCCGCCATGGCTTTGAGTAATCTGTACCAAACCATGTCCCAATCGTTGAGTTTATCAGCCCAAAATGCTGTGACGGCTCAACAACAGTCTAATATTGTCCATCAAACCACCACCACCCAGGGGGTGAGCTTGCTGTACTCCATTGACACAGCGACTACTGCCTCAGCGACTGGTAAATCCCTCAGAGCCGATACTCCCGATGTTTTAGCGAATATTCTATCGGTTGTTCAAGCTCTCAAAAATGCTGGTTAA
- a CDS encoding RebB family R body protein, with translation MANTVSTVITDAVTQANVKVLAESPAMALSNLYQTISQSLSLSAQNAVTAQQQSNIVHQTTTTQGVSLLYSMGTATTASASGKALRADTPDVLANILSVVQALKNG, from the coding sequence ATGGCAAATACAGTCAGCACAGTGATCACCGATGCAGTAACTCAAGCCAATGTGAAGGTTCTTGCGGAATCTCCTGCCATGGCTTTGAGTAACCTGTACCAAACCATTTCTCAATCCTTGAGTTTATCAGCCCAAAATGCTGTGACGGCTCAACAACAGTCTAATATTGTCCATCAGACAACCACCACCCAAGGGGTGAGCTTACTGTACTCCATGGGAACAGCAACAACGGCATCAGCATCGGGAAAAGCATTACGGGCTGATACTCCCGATGTTTTAGCCAATATTCTATCCGTTGTTCAAGCTCTCAAAAATGGTTAA
- a CDS encoding RebB family R body protein translates to MAAPEIVSTQVTDAVTQANVKVLAESPAMALSNLYQTVSQSLSLSAQNSVTAQQQSNIIHQTTTTQGVSLLYSVDTASLGSASGKALRADTPDVLGSILGVVEALKDIG, encoded by the coding sequence ATGGCAGCTCCAGAAATAGTCAGCACACAAGTGACTGATGCTGTTACTCAAGCCAATGTAAAGGTTCTTGCTGAATCACCAGCAATGGCATTGAGTAACCTTTACCAAACCGTTTCTCAATCCTTGAGCTTATCAGCCCAAAATTCTGTGACGGCCCAGCAGCAGTCCAATATCATCCATCAGACAACCACCACTCAGGGAGTTAGTCTGTTGTACTCTGTGGACACAGCCAGTCTTGGCTCAGCATCTGGAAAGGCATTACGGGCTGATACCCCTGATGTCTTAGGGAGTATCTTGGGAGTTGTGGAAGCTCTCAAAGATATAGGTTAG
- a CDS encoding RebB family R body protein, producing MAAPETVSTQITDAVTQANVKVLGDSPAMALSNLYQTISQSLSLSAQNAVTSQQQSNIVHQATTTQGVSLLYSVDTAALGSASSKALRADTPDVLASILGVVEALKDVGGKK from the coding sequence ATGGCAGCTCCAGAAACAGTAAGCACACAAATTACTGATGCGGTTACTCAAGCTAATGTGAAAGTCCTTGGTGACTCTCCTGCAATGGCTTTGAGTAATCTTTATCAAACCATTTCCCAATCCTTGAGTTTATCAGCCCAAAATGCTGTGACCTCTCAACAACAGTCCAATATTGTCCATCAAGCTACCACCACTCAAGGAGTTAGCCTGTTGTACTCTGTGGACACTGCTGCTCTGGGTTCGGCTTCTAGCAAAGCATTACGGGCTGATACCCCCGATGTCTTGGCGAGTATCTTGGGAGTTGTGGAAGCTCTTAAAGATGTCGGCGGTAAAAAATAA
- a CDS encoding potassium channel family protein: MTVYSFEKKYRRLRKELIAGALVLGSVFLSGTCWYWLLEKWSFIEAAYMTMITLSTVGFMEVHPLDDKSRLFTIALILTGVITIGYILNRLTEALIQGYFQEGIKQRQEKKVIDTLEHHCIICGFGRTAHHVALEFMSEEIPFIIIESRPEPAEEAKLLGYIVIQGDATLDESLINAKIDKAVCLVSALTSDAENLYTVLSAKTLNPKIRAIARASTEEAVLKLQRAGADAVVSPFITGGRRLAAAALRPQVMDFVDGILTGTDRAFYMEEFLIDPRFCPCVGQTLSEAKLRLQSGALVLAIRRSEGSLIGGPTGETQLMAGDLLICMGTPEQLRLLNQILGPIRPSPAVRPPKHH, encoded by the coding sequence ATGACCGTTTATTCATTTGAAAAAAAATACCGACGCTTACGAAAAGAATTAATCGCTGGTGCATTAGTGTTAGGGAGTGTTTTTTTAAGCGGAACTTGTTGGTATTGGTTATTAGAAAAGTGGTCATTTATAGAAGCAGCTTACATGACCATGATTACATTATCAACAGTGGGGTTCATGGAAGTACATCCCCTCGATGATAAGTCTCGCTTGTTTACCATTGCCCTAATTTTAACAGGAGTCATTACTATTGGATATATTCTTAATAGGTTAACCGAAGCATTAATTCAAGGATATTTTCAAGAAGGCATTAAACAACGACAGGAGAAAAAAGTGATAGATACCTTAGAACATCATTGTATAATCTGTGGTTTCGGACGTACAGCACATCATGTAGCCTTAGAATTTATGTCCGAAGAAATTCCCTTTATTATTATTGAATCACGTCCTGAACCCGCCGAAGAAGCGAAATTACTCGGCTATATTGTTATTCAAGGGGATGCTACTCTTGACGAATCTCTGATTAATGCTAAAATTGACAAAGCAGTTTGTTTAGTATCTGCCTTGACTTCCGATGCAGAAAACCTCTATACTGTCTTATCTGCTAAAACCTTAAATCCCAAAATACGAGCTATCGCTCGTGCAAGTACGGAAGAAGCCGTGCTAAAATTACAAAGAGCCGGAGCAGATGCGGTAGTTTCTCCCTTTATTACTGGAGGAAGACGATTAGCCGCCGCCGCATTGCGTCCTCAAGTCATGGACTTTGTAGACGGAATTTTAACCGGGACAGATAGAGCATTCTACATGGAAGAATTTCTTATCGACCCCCGATTTTGTCCTTGTGTGGGACAAACTCTCAGCGAAGCTAAACTCAGATTACAATCAGGGGCTTTAGTCTTAGCCATTCGTCGTTCTGAAGGTAGTTTAATTGGGGGACCTACAGGAGAAACCCAATTAATGGCCGGAGACTTACTCATTTGTATGGGAACCCCAGAACAGTTACGGCTACTAAACCAGATTTTGGGTCCTATCAGACCCTCTCCTGCTGTACGTCCACCAAAACACCACTAA